The Populus trichocarpa isolate Nisqually-1 chromosome 18, P.trichocarpa_v4.1, whole genome shotgun sequence genomic interval AGGAAAGTATCGCAGTACGGGTGAACaaaggctgtatgaattttgttatttacttctttttgacttataaattttttatttagttatgatTCTTTTCCAAAATATCTTCAAGATAAATTCATTGAAACCAAGATCGATTATAGTTTTTGTGGCCAGAATCTAGTTGATACTattgtttttctctccttttcttttttaacaattctttgtttttttttcaacatttagggattggaatataaaaaaaataaagtttgaaactaaaatgtaaaaatctaaactataaagataaattatgtaaaaaacaaaaaactttaagaaTTCATCGATAACATTCCTCCTGCAGAACCAGGGGGGGAAAATGATTGATTGTGTAACCAACTGTCATTTGCACGGCATGATGACCAACACTTTTAACTTTTAAAGTTTCTCCTAACCCGCGTTATGTTAATTTTTAGAAACTCCTAAAATGAACACGTATTTCCTTACAAGGAAGTTCaaagctaaaataatatattttttatgaataaataatagctaaaataaaattgacaacaacaaaataaagcTTCAAAGctaaagtaatttatttttttgaaaatattgttttatatatataaaattcatcttCCAAAACTTAATGTACGATTTAAGCAAATAAAAGAGACaggtaaaaacatgatttttcaaaaatggtTGTTATGTGATATAATTATAAACTCTCATTAGTGCATTTTATAATGTGATTAAGGAATTAAGTAATTGTTATTGTCTTCTTGAGGCGAATTCCCTTCTAGCAGGCATCATTatgaattcattaattaaaatcataacAACTTTCGGAATGCGTAAATGCAAATTTTATTGGAATTATATTGTGCAAGGCTATTGAAAGACAGTAAATATGTCTTTCAATTGTTCTTACAGTCACAATATTTTATTCTCTAAGAACTTATCGTCTTCTCCATCAGAGCTGAGCATGATTGATATCGTAAGCATCAGAATCATCAAGCTTCAGCTTAACTAGTTCGCTGATATCATATGGATAGGCGTCCTTTGGTGACTGACGTTTATATGCTCTTTTTCCAAAGGCCCAAGCTTTAGCTTCAGTAAAATGGGCTCCATCCCAGTACACATAGTCACTCCTGTTGCTACATGGGAAGGAGAGAGATTTACATGGGACTGAACCAGGTTCTACCTCGCAACAGCTCTTACGGGTTTGTGTAAAACctgcaagcaagaaaaaataattttggtatcACAAAAAAGTCGTCTTCAACcgtgagagaaagagagcaagGGAGGGAGGGGATTCGTACCTGTATTTGTCTGATCATCAGAATCAATTTCGTAAGAGTTTATGTAGGTAAACACAGCATCAGAATGCTTAGTATTAAGTTTATGTAGCAGTGCTGGAAGCTTGTCGTTGAAAAATTGAACATCACTGTTGAACTTTTCTACACATGAAGAAGATTCATCTACGTCATTGGGATGGTTTTGTCTGTTGTGCGGCATACATCCTACCCGAATAAGTCCGAACACAGCTATCTTTCTTGCCCCTGAGCAATACAGTTTCTGGcagcaagggaaaaaaaacggAATGAAGTGGGGGTCTTTGTTAGTTTCCAATCGCGTCAAacattaattgttgttttaCAAGAGACATTAAGTAGGGCTAACCTCCAGCTGAGTTTCATAAGTTTCAATAAGAAGTTGAGCAAATTTTTCAGGAGTATATTGCTTGCTGCTATTGTACTCTTCCTTGAAATAATTGTTGAGGTAGTCGTTATGACCCATATCAGACACATAGATGCATTGGCTCAAGTACTTCCTAGCAACTTCCTCGCTTCCCAAGATTTTGGAAATTCGTGAAACCGTGATATTGTGATTAAATAACTGAGCATTCATTGTAAATAGTTCTCCCTTCACATACACAAAAGAAACATATGAATAGTTAGCGTTGCCAAAGCATACAAGATTACGCAAAATTCATACGGAATAATACAAGGTTTTAGTTATGAGAGGCATATGATCAGTAATCACCGCAAGAGAGCCAGTTATATCAAGGATGCCAGCTCCACTAGATCCATAATTTACACCATCTAGAAAATTAGTGCAACCTCCGACACCAAAGTCCGTAATGTAACTGTCGAAACCTAATTGTTCAGCTgaaacaaaagaataataattaagatcatAACTGCCCACATTACTAAACTCGGTTATGTTGAGACCGTtgtaaatttatgtttcaagttatacaagaaacaaaagaataaacCTAATCATCCTTCTTCtaataaattatgtaaatttCAGCAACAAAAACATTAGTACCAGACTTAGCAagatttctaattttaatttaatacaacGGTCATAACTATCTAGTGAGaacatatttattttccattaaagaaaactaacacactatattttgtattataagagaggagagaaaactGCAGACCAATGGTGTCAGCTATGTTGAGACCGTTGCTGCACCTTCCTGAAGCCCCAGTATCAAAGTCTATCCCATAAGGTAGGTAATTAACTTTAGCTGCATTGTCAAGGTAGTTATTGTTTCCGTTATCAAAGAGAGAATCTCCAAAGACGAAGTAGCAAGGAACTTGAGGTACAGCCTTTCCATAAGTCCAGTGTTGCCAGTTTGACACCAGCAACACCACGGA includes:
- the LOC18107755 gene encoding GDSL esterase/lipase At1g29660: MESRLKALWVLSVVLLVSNWQHWTYGKAVPQVPCYFVFGDSLFDNGNNNYLDNAAKVNYLPYGIDFDTGASGRCSNGLNIADTIAEQLGFDSYITDFGVGGCTNFLDGVNYGSSGAGILDITGSLAGELFTMNAQLFNHNITVSRISKILGSEEVARKYLSQCIYVSDMGHNDYLNNYFKEEYNSSKQYTPEKFAQLLIETYETQLEKLYCSGARKIAVFGLIRVGCMPHNRQNHPNDVDESSSCVEKFNSDVQFFNDKLPALLHKLNTKHSDAVFTYINSYEIDSDDQTNTGFTQTRKSCCEVEPGSVPCKSLSFPCSNRSDYVYWDGAHFTEAKAWAFGKRAYKRQSPKDAYPYDISELVKLKLDDSDAYDINHAQL